In a single window of the Pontibacter russatus genome:
- the tsaE gene encoding tRNA (adenosine(37)-N6)-threonylcarbamoyltransferase complex ATPase subunit type 1 TsaE, translating into MDNTGTHSVVFQMSSLADVPAAASVLIAEAGQETIILFEGPMGAGKTTLIKEICLQLGVQENVSSPTFALVNEYEAAAGKLIYHFDFYRINEEREALGIGATEYFESGRLCLIEWPSMIPHLLPEHYLLVKLQPALDGEVRTMTLNKV; encoded by the coding sequence ATGGATAACACCGGAACGCATAGCGTAGTTTTTCAGATGTCGTCGTTGGCTGATGTGCCGGCGGCGGCTTCTGTGCTTATAGCGGAGGCCGGGCAGGAAACCATCATCCTGTTTGAGGGGCCGATGGGCGCTGGCAAGACTACTCTGATAAAGGAGATTTGTCTGCAGCTGGGTGTACAGGAGAACGTGAGCAGCCCTACCTTTGCGCTGGTGAACGAGTACGAAGCCGCCGCCGGGAAACTAATTTACCATTTTGATTTTTATAGGATAAATGAGGAACGGGAGGCGCTCGGCATCGGCGCGACCGAATACTTTGAGTCGGGCAGGCTGTGCCTAATTGAGTGGCCCTCGATGATACCCCATTTGTTGCCGGAGCATTACCTGCTCGTGAAGCTGCAACCTGCTCTTGATGGCGAGGTGCGCACCATGACCCTAAACAAAGTATAG
- a CDS encoding lipopolysaccharide biosynthesis protein — MQLKDTRGKIVSGVFWNVLQLVVNKTFSFVIKLVLAKLLFPEQFGLVGMATVFTSFVQVFNELGIGAALVQRKDEELRDAHFHTAFWTGVVWSVGIFLIIAFVVAPLAAQFYNEPLLSSLIPVLSIGVLSSPVNLVHRAQLTKQMDFKKLAFIGNASTIFAGAVALMLAFLGAGVWSLVFNSVATFVIAMPLYFRATKWVPKLVWEKQAFNDVFGFGIYTTGTSVLNNLLTNLDYLLIGKLLSASALGVYTFAFVLTDTFRNQFTVMMNKVMYPVYGQHQDDPALLKKYYLKVVTYNSLVIYPAMVLLIVLGEPLILNLFGSKWQESILPMKILALSVMIHMLVSGHSSLLRGQGRPRLELKLQFFKAAFLYAPLIVIGIYKYGIVGASWACVIYKVLEVILIQYYLKKVVDISFGDLLAHMKVPFIASTVSFVLTYALFVAGAHYILCVMALSLAYGGIVFLLMRKELSGQLREWRSARVKQVA, encoded by the coding sequence ATGCAACTTAAAGATACTAGAGGCAAAATAGTTAGTGGCGTATTCTGGAACGTGCTGCAACTGGTTGTAAATAAAACTTTTTCCTTCGTAATAAAACTGGTTCTGGCAAAGCTGCTTTTCCCCGAGCAGTTCGGGCTGGTGGGGATGGCCACCGTGTTCACAAGCTTTGTGCAGGTTTTCAATGAATTGGGCATCGGGGCAGCCCTTGTGCAGCGCAAAGACGAAGAGTTAAGGGATGCACATTTCCACACAGCCTTCTGGACAGGTGTGGTATGGTCGGTGGGCATATTCCTGATCATTGCTTTTGTGGTGGCTCCCCTGGCGGCCCAGTTTTACAATGAGCCGCTTCTCTCAAGCCTGATCCCGGTCCTAAGCATCGGAGTGCTGTCGAGTCCGGTGAACTTGGTGCACAGGGCCCAACTCACCAAGCAGATGGATTTTAAGAAGCTGGCCTTTATCGGTAATGCCTCTACAATATTTGCCGGTGCCGTTGCCCTCATGCTCGCGTTCCTGGGTGCCGGGGTCTGGTCACTGGTGTTTAACTCGGTAGCGACCTTCGTTATCGCCATGCCGCTCTATTTCAGGGCGACGAAGTGGGTGCCAAAGCTGGTGTGGGAGAAGCAGGCCTTCAACGATGTTTTCGGGTTCGGGATATACACCACCGGCACAAGCGTCCTCAATAACCTGTTGACCAACCTGGATTACCTGCTGATCGGGAAGCTGCTCAGTGCCAGCGCACTGGGTGTCTATACCTTCGCTTTTGTGCTGACCGATACCTTCAGGAACCAGTTCACGGTTATGATGAACAAGGTAATGTACCCGGTATATGGCCAGCACCAGGACGACCCGGCGCTGCTGAAGAAATATTACCTGAAAGTGGTGACCTACAACAGCCTGGTTATATACCCGGCCATGGTACTGCTGATTGTACTGGGAGAACCGCTGATTCTTAACCTCTTCGGCAGTAAATGGCAGGAGTCTATCCTTCCTATGAAGATACTGGCCCTTTCTGTTATGATCCATATGCTCGTGAGTGGACACTCTTCGCTCTTGCGCGGACAGGGGCGGCCAAGGTTGGAACTAAAGCTTCAGTTTTTTAAAGCTGCCTTCCTGTATGCCCCGCTTATTGTTATAGGTATATATAAATATGGCATTGTAGGGGCATCGTGGGCTTGTGTGATATACAAGGTGTTGGAGGTGATTTTGATACAATACTATCTGAAAAAGGTAGTTGACATATCTTTTGGAGACCTCCTTGCGCACATGAAAGTCCCTTTTATCGCCAGTACGGTATCGTTCGTGCTTACATATGCGCTTTTTGTGGCGGGTGCGCACTACATTCTCTGCGTCATGGCGCTGTCACTTGCATATGGGGGCATCGTTTTTCTGCTGATGCGCAAGGAACTTTCAGGCCAACTCAGGGAATGGAGGAGCGCCAGGGTAAAACAGGTGGCCTGA
- a CDS encoding flavin reductase family protein produces the protein MKSLDPQQTQASVLYALMAGVVAPRPIAFASTVDEEGNVNLSPFSFFNLFSSKPPMLVFSPLSRMRDNSSKHTLQNIQATKEVVINIGNYGLVEQMSLASTEYDRGINEFLKSGLTPVKSERVKPPRVKEAPAAFECKVRDVITLGEEGGAGHLVLCEVLLLHISEDILDEQGRVDPYKLDAVARMGGDYYLRATKENIFELPKPLRSKGMGVDQLPEFIRNSSLLTGNNLGRLGNTEKMPSPEEVAAFKSNPLVAYILTKHRDNPDIQRGELEKLGKKLLDDNQVQDAWKVLLLSNHI, from the coding sequence ATGAAAAGTTTAGATCCGCAACAGACGCAGGCATCTGTGTTATATGCCCTCATGGCAGGCGTTGTCGCGCCCCGCCCCATCGCCTTTGCCAGCACCGTTGATGAGGAGGGAAACGTGAACCTCAGCCCCTTCAGCTTTTTCAACCTGTTCAGTTCCAAACCACCCATGCTGGTTTTCTCCCCCCTGAGCCGCATGCGCGACAACAGCAGCAAGCACACGCTCCAAAACATACAGGCCACAAAGGAGGTCGTCATCAACATCGGCAACTACGGCTTGGTCGAGCAGATGTCGCTGGCCAGCACAGAATACGACAGGGGCATAAATGAGTTTCTAAAATCCGGCCTTACTCCTGTAAAGTCGGAGCGGGTGAAGCCGCCCCGGGTAAAGGAGGCGCCCGCCGCCTTCGAGTGCAAAGTAAGGGACGTAATTACGCTGGGCGAAGAGGGCGGCGCGGGCCACCTGGTGCTCTGCGAGGTGCTGCTGCTGCACATCAGCGAGGATATTCTGGACGAGCAGGGCAGGGTGGATCCCTACAAACTGGACGCCGTGGCCCGCATGGGAGGCGATTATTACCTGCGCGCCACAAAGGAAAACATTTTCGAGCTGCCCAAACCGCTCCGCAGCAAGGGCATGGGCGTAGACCAGCTCCCGGAATTTATCCGCAACAGCAGCCTGCTTACCGGCAACAACCTGGGCCGCCTCGGCAACACCGAAAAAATGCCCTCCCCGGAAGAAGTAGCCGCTTTCAAATCGAATCCACTCGTGGCATACATCCTGACAAAGCACCGCGACAACCCCGACATACAACGGGGTGAGTTGGAAAAACTGGGCAAGAAACTGCTGGATGACAACCAGGTGCAGGACGCCTGGAAGGTACTGCTGCTAAGTAACCATATATAG
- a CDS encoding ATP-grasp fold amidoligase family protein: MKGYGEFSRRIKRRHRTFWDAPDAEIVRNTKMSASDPIEKWRDALYWQRKLSNKYNAREFAQLHGCKVPALYWNGRDLDSLNFDALPPQYVIRPTIGHSCDKVFLMNQGVNLMDRQIYPKRALRELMGNALMQNPYQEFLVEEFLRTEEGEYRIPKDYKFYMFNGDIARIEIIDRLGPSEGYTSYYTENWEQMDNIGIKYGKAAYQPPPLCLNDLIRHAKSLSKSYELFVRIDFYATDQGAFFGEFTPTPGSGKCFTPDADRMFTDYWNKSCRGML; encoded by the coding sequence ATGAAAGGTTATGGCGAGTTCTCCCGGCGCATCAAACGCAGGCACAGAACATTCTGGGACGCGCCGGACGCCGAAATTGTCCGGAATACAAAGATGAGTGCCAGCGACCCGATCGAGAAATGGAGGGATGCGTTGTATTGGCAAAGAAAACTCAGCAACAAGTATAACGCCAGGGAATTTGCACAGCTGCACGGTTGCAAAGTGCCGGCATTATATTGGAATGGCAGAGACCTCGATAGCCTGAACTTCGATGCGCTGCCTCCTCAGTATGTGATCAGGCCAACCATCGGGCACTCATGCGACAAGGTATTCCTGATGAACCAGGGTGTCAACCTGATGGACAGACAGATATATCCGAAGAGAGCCCTCCGAGAACTCATGGGCAACGCGCTGATGCAGAACCCCTACCAGGAGTTTCTGGTAGAAGAGTTTTTACGGACAGAGGAGGGAGAATACAGAATACCGAAGGACTATAAGTTTTATATGTTCAACGGCGACATAGCCAGAATAGAAATAATCGACAGACTGGGCCCCTCCGAAGGTTATACCAGCTATTACACCGAAAACTGGGAGCAGATGGACAACATTGGGATAAAGTATGGCAAAGCAGCCTACCAGCCACCACCATTGTGCCTGAACGACCTGATTCGCCATGCGAAGTCCCTGAGCAAATCATATGAATTGTTTGTCAGGATAGATTTCTACGCTACAGACCAAGGCGCCTTTTTCGGAGAGTTCACGCCTACGCCGGGCTCGGGAAAATGCTTCACCCCCGACGCTGACAGAATGTTTACCGACTACTGGAACAAGTCGTGCAGGGGGATGCTATGA
- a CDS encoding glycosyltransferase family 2 protein, translated as MMMNVQDSSTLLVSVIIPCYNCEAFIHRAVTSVLHQTYPNIELLLVDNNSTDTTYTILQDLEREHPGVIRVYSEKSKGACAARNHGLYKANGDWVQFLDADDELLPEKVESQLQVAVTSDTDVVVGDYTRVGVRKNTPYQKEIAAEDDPWLGVINSTLGVTSALLWKRQMLLAVNGWNAALSSSQEYDLLFRLLKHGASVSVNHQMHTLVYARQESVSRTADAAKLLQIFQNRYDLRCRIYDFLSDNGLLSPEYKQQLDAYLYYHLLLISELNMSFFKEQVRINGFEDLGLVDRIKAFSNFIRHSSKRKYGYSNMLLKLAEWQYFFCKNLYLLKF; from the coding sequence ATGATGATGAACGTGCAGGACAGCAGTACACTTTTGGTTTCAGTAATTATTCCCTGTTATAATTGCGAGGCATTTATCCACAGGGCCGTCACCAGTGTGCTGCACCAGACTTACCCGAACATCGAGCTGCTTCTCGTAGACAATAACTCGACAGATACTACTTACACCATCCTACAGGACCTGGAGAGAGAGCACCCTGGCGTAATACGCGTTTATTCTGAGAAGAGTAAGGGGGCCTGTGCCGCACGCAACCACGGCCTGTATAAAGCCAATGGTGATTGGGTACAGTTCTTAGATGCCGATGATGAGTTGCTGCCAGAAAAAGTCGAGTCGCAGCTGCAAGTTGCTGTAACTTCCGACACGGATGTTGTGGTAGGTGATTACACCAGGGTCGGGGTTAGAAAAAATACCCCATACCAAAAAGAAATAGCAGCAGAAGATGATCCGTGGCTGGGTGTAATCAACTCTACGCTTGGGGTAACAAGCGCTCTCCTCTGGAAGAGGCAGATGTTGTTAGCGGTTAACGGCTGGAATGCTGCCCTCAGCTCGTCGCAGGAGTATGACTTGTTGTTCAGGTTGCTGAAGCATGGAGCTTCGGTAAGCGTAAACCACCAGATGCATACGCTTGTGTATGCGCGCCAGGAGTCCGTTTCGAGGACAGCAGACGCGGCAAAGCTGCTCCAGATATTCCAGAACAGGTATGATCTGCGGTGCAGGATATATGATTTTCTCTCCGACAACGGCCTCCTAAGTCCGGAGTATAAGCAGCAACTGGACGCCTACTTATATTATCATCTGTTACTGATCAGCGAGCTGAACATGTCTTTCTTTAAAGAGCAGGTCAGGATTAACGGGTTTGAGGATCTGGGGCTTGTTGATAGAATAAAAGCTTTTTCGAATTTTATCAGGCATAGCTCCAAGCGGAAGTACGGTTACTCGAACATGCTTCTGAAGTTGGCGGAATGGCAGTACTTCTTTTGCAAGAACCTGTACCTGTTGAAATTTTAG
- a CDS encoding polysaccharide biosynthesis/export family protein codes for MKKNLFYLLTLFTLFSCSKRDLAYFSDIPEQRVYKEKITNSIEPTIQADDILGITVSSSNPESNMLFNNAGGGRSVAQTAGGATTYEVNAVNAGYLVDQNGYIDFPVLGRIKLGGMTKPEAKEKLNRELSKLVLDPSVNIRFLNFRVTVIGEVKNPSTFTIPSEKINILEALGLAGDMTPYGMRSNVLLIREEEGVRTLSRINLNSKEVLNSPNFYLRQNDVIYVEPNKTKEAQATTNTRILTYLLAATSVITLVISRLF; via the coding sequence ATGAAAAAGAATTTATTCTACCTTCTCACCCTATTCACACTATTTTCTTGCAGCAAGAGGGATTTAGCCTATTTCAGTGACATACCAGAGCAGAGAGTCTACAAAGAGAAAATCACGAACTCCATTGAGCCCACCATCCAGGCGGATGATATATTGGGCATTACCGTAAGCAGCTCGAACCCAGAGTCCAACATGCTGTTTAACAATGCAGGCGGTGGCAGGTCCGTAGCGCAAACTGCGGGCGGAGCCACGACTTACGAGGTGAACGCCGTGAACGCCGGTTACCTGGTGGACCAGAACGGTTATATAGACTTCCCGGTGCTGGGGAGGATAAAGCTGGGCGGGATGACAAAACCGGAGGCAAAGGAAAAGCTGAACAGGGAACTGAGCAAATTGGTGCTGGACCCCTCCGTTAACATACGGTTCCTGAACTTCCGGGTGACGGTAATTGGCGAGGTGAAGAACCCCAGCACGTTTACCATCCCCTCCGAGAAAATAAATATACTGGAGGCGCTTGGCCTGGCCGGGGACATGACACCCTACGGCATGCGCAGCAACGTGCTGCTGATACGGGAAGAGGAGGGCGTCAGAACCCTGTCCAGAATTAATCTGAACTCAAAGGAAGTGCTCAACTCTCCGAACTTTTACCTGCGGCAGAACGACGTCATATATGTTGAGCCAAATAAAACCAAAGAGGCGCAGGCTACCACCAACACCAGGATTCTGACTTACCTGCTGGCAGCTACGTCTGTAATCACTCTTGTAATATCAAGGCTATTTTAA
- a CDS encoding GumC family protein, with protein MDKRDISTFESEQIDLKSILSRYLKYWYLFLAAILLCVGGAYVYLLHATPQYYVSSTLLLKDDESGRASFDLSGLTGADILQPNKKVENEIVVLKAKSLMQRTLEDLELYTSYFVEDEVKLVEIYGEDLPAKVLVGQMNDSAYGKTVTMHIRDNSQFDLIEEDGSKSSHKFGQEIKKPYGTFTVVMAAGAITPDSPKDILVKFNDMREMAISYSDRLDIAPVNKDANVIRIALIDPVPQKGKDIVNKLIEMYNVEDDEEKNLIAANAIDFIDERLKLLTAELTDVEKNVEQYKRKNEVTDIGSQAKMYMEKASDYNQQLTDWSIQIDVLESIERYLSNRETENELVPSTLNIQDPTLLGLIGKFNELQLERQRMLRTTQPSNPIVQGMTDQLTNLRTNILENLRNIKNSLIITRDQLQANYAQFETRVQEVPSIERDLLEINRQQGTKQELYLYLLQKREESALSLVANVSNSRVIDAATAEEEPVLPKTNLIYVLAVLLGLGLPFAGIYLKDALNDKIQGLRDVEVATTAPILGEVTYKKARYPLVVTQDSRTTVAEQFRQIRANLQFAFIGKENKVILVTSSMSGEGKTFFSLNLGASLVLTGKRVVVLSFDLRKPALLQSLNLPNEEGITNYLMADDVNVEDIVCPSGTLPDLFVVGSGPVPLNPSELMLLPKVGKMIDELKEVFDHIIIDTAPVGQVADALALAPYINSSIYVVRNNYTYKKQIKIIDDIYKNQKFKHAMIVVNGAKVEAGYGYGYGYKETASASKNRSRKVEA; from the coding sequence ATGGATAAAAGAGACATATCTACTTTCGAGTCAGAGCAAATCGATTTAAAAAGTATCTTATCCAGGTATCTGAAGTACTGGTACCTGTTTTTGGCTGCTATATTGTTGTGTGTTGGCGGTGCATACGTGTACCTGCTTCACGCCACACCCCAATACTATGTCAGCAGCACGCTGTTGCTGAAAGACGACGAGAGCGGGCGCGCCTCGTTTGACTTGTCGGGCCTCACTGGTGCCGATATTCTCCAACCTAACAAAAAAGTAGAGAACGAGATTGTGGTGCTGAAGGCGAAAAGCCTGATGCAGCGCACGCTCGAAGACCTGGAGCTATACACCAGCTACTTTGTGGAGGATGAGGTAAAGCTCGTGGAGATATACGGGGAGGACCTGCCGGCGAAGGTACTGGTAGGCCAGATGAACGACAGCGCCTACGGCAAAACGGTGACCATGCACATCCGGGACAACAGCCAGTTTGATTTGATAGAGGAAGATGGGAGCAAAAGCTCGCATAAGTTCGGGCAGGAGATAAAGAAGCCGTACGGCACATTCACCGTTGTCATGGCGGCTGGGGCCATCACACCCGATTCACCAAAGGACATCCTGGTGAAATTCAACGATATGCGGGAGATGGCCATCTCATACAGCGACAGGCTCGACATTGCCCCCGTTAACAAAGACGCCAACGTTATCCGCATCGCCCTGATCGACCCTGTGCCCCAGAAAGGAAAGGACATCGTGAACAAGCTGATTGAGATGTATAATGTTGAGGATGACGAAGAAAAGAACCTGATCGCCGCCAATGCCATCGATTTTATAGATGAGCGCCTCAAGTTGCTCACCGCCGAACTGACGGACGTGGAGAAGAATGTGGAGCAGTACAAGCGCAAGAATGAGGTGACAGACATCGGCTCGCAGGCGAAGATGTACATGGAGAAGGCCAGTGATTATAACCAGCAGCTCACAGACTGGAGCATCCAGATTGATGTGCTCGAATCGATAGAAAGATACCTGAGCAACAGAGAGACCGAGAACGAGCTGGTGCCAAGCACCCTGAACATACAGGACCCCACGCTCCTGGGCCTGATAGGTAAATTTAATGAGCTGCAACTGGAGCGCCAGCGGATGCTGAGGACAACGCAGCCCAGCAACCCCATCGTGCAGGGGATGACAGACCAACTTACAAACCTGCGCACCAACATCCTTGAGAACCTGCGGAACATCAAGAACAGCCTTATCATCACCCGGGATCAACTGCAGGCAAACTACGCGCAGTTCGAGACGAGGGTGCAGGAAGTGCCTTCCATTGAACGCGATCTGCTGGAGATAAACCGGCAGCAGGGCACCAAGCAGGAACTGTACCTCTACCTGCTGCAGAAGCGGGAGGAGTCGGCGCTGTCGCTGGTAGCCAACGTCTCTAACTCCAGGGTGATTGATGCTGCCACCGCTGAGGAAGAGCCAGTGCTGCCTAAAACGAACCTCATATATGTGCTGGCTGTATTGCTGGGCCTGGGCCTGCCGTTTGCCGGTATCTACCTGAAGGACGCGCTGAATGACAAGATACAGGGCCTCCGGGATGTGGAAGTGGCGACAACCGCCCCAATTCTTGGGGAGGTTACCTACAAGAAGGCCCGCTACCCGCTTGTGGTGACACAGGATAGCAGAACAACTGTGGCAGAGCAATTCCGGCAGATCCGGGCAAATCTTCAGTTCGCGTTCATCGGCAAGGAGAACAAAGTGATTCTCGTCACCTCAAGCATGAGCGGCGAGGGCAAAACATTCTTCAGCCTGAACCTGGGAGCCAGCCTCGTGTTGACAGGCAAGCGCGTAGTAGTTCTCAGCTTCGACCTGCGAAAGCCAGCGTTGCTGCAGAGTCTGAATCTGCCGAACGAGGAAGGCATCACCAATTACCTGATGGCTGATGATGTGAACGTGGAAGACATCGTGTGTCCGTCCGGCACCTTACCGGACCTGTTCGTGGTAGGATCGGGCCCAGTACCGCTTAACCCCTCTGAACTAATGCTGCTGCCAAAGGTAGGAAAGATGATTGACGAGTTAAAGGAGGTGTTTGACCACATCATCATCGATACCGCCCCTGTTGGGCAGGTGGCGGATGCGCTTGCGCTGGCACCGTACATCAACTCGAGCATATATGTGGTTAGAAACAATTATACTTACAAGAAGCAGATAAAAATCATTGATGACATATACAAGAACCAGAAGTTCAAGCATGCGATGATTGTAGTGAACGGCGCCAAGGTTGAAGCCGGTTACGGTTATGGTTATGGATACAAAGAGACAGCATCAGCCAGCAAGAACCGTAGCAGGAAAGTTGAAGCTTAA
- a CDS encoding glycosyltransferase — MTNHPFVSILIPTYHDWARMALCVKALHSQTYPVDSYEVIIINNDPADPAPDNFELPPNFTLIAEGKPGSYAARNAGLALAKGELIGFTDSDCIPHPTWIESAVEMFSTGRVDRIAGKIELIYANDQKKSWVELYESIYSFNQKKNVEVLKASVTANLFTRKELFDKVGGFDATKKSGEDIGWNRRANTHGFNLVYGDKVKISHPARSTFREFRNQKLREFGGKKEFKLNTLKGIVKNILFLPFLFYKIVIGKTFQLFSHAKQLSVVEKAKVAGVNLYLYLILMTEFFRLLFGGKRVR; from the coding sequence ATGACGAATCACCCTTTTGTCTCGATTTTAATACCGACGTACCACGATTGGGCGAGGATGGCGCTTTGTGTAAAGGCGCTCCATAGCCAGACTTATCCTGTCGATTCTTACGAAGTGATTATCATTAACAACGATCCCGCGGATCCAGCCCCTGATAATTTCGAACTCCCGCCTAATTTTACGCTGATTGCGGAGGGTAAGCCGGGTTCATATGCTGCCCGGAACGCCGGGCTGGCGCTTGCTAAAGGCGAGCTAATAGGCTTCACAGATTCTGACTGCATCCCTCACCCAACCTGGATTGAGAGTGCTGTAGAAATGTTCAGCACAGGCCGGGTCGACAGGATAGCCGGGAAAATTGAGCTGATATATGCGAATGACCAGAAGAAATCGTGGGTTGAACTATATGAAAGCATCTACAGCTTTAACCAGAAGAAAAATGTAGAGGTGCTGAAGGCGTCCGTTACCGCTAACCTGTTCACCAGAAAAGAACTGTTCGATAAAGTCGGCGGGTTCGATGCTACAAAGAAATCCGGGGAGGATATCGGCTGGAACAGGAGGGCCAACACCCATGGCTTTAATCTGGTATACGGCGATAAAGTGAAGATAAGCCACCCGGCCCGGAGCACCTTCCGCGAGTTCCGGAACCAGAAACTGAGGGAGTTTGGGGGGAAAAAAGAATTCAAATTAAACACCCTGAAGGGGATTGTCAAAAACATACTTTTCCTTCCTTTCTTGTTCTATAAGATCGTTATCGGCAAAACATTTCAGCTCTTCTCACATGCCAAGCAACTTTCTGTTGTGGAGAAAGCCAAGGTGGCGGGCGTAAACCTTTATTTATATCTTATTCTCATGACAGAGTTTTTTAGACTGCTGTTCGGGGGTAAAAGAGTAAGGTGA
- a CDS encoding alanine dehydrogenase produces the protein MTEKLAVDLAKLATSRALYPKESMLAVEERRRSLFIGIPKESSFQENRIGLTPDAVKQLTDHGHRILLEAGAGSPSKYSDHEYSEAGARIVYSTLEVYEASIILKIAPPTYDEIEYLRPGQTLISALQFGNLTADYINALLRKKINAISFELIRDKSGAKPVVRAMSEIAGSTVMLVAAEYLSSSSDGKGVILGGITGVPPSKVVILGAGTVAEHAARAAFGLGAEVKVFDNHIYKLRRLKQNVGTQLFTSTLDKAVLYHEIKQADVVIGALVAEEGQITCMVEESIISQMSPGSIIIDVCIDQGGCFETSEVTSHSRPVYRKYDIIHYCVPNIPSRVPRTASQALSNIFTPIFSEFSKYGGINEVLFTNEHYRSGVYIYKGSLTNGHIAKRFGMRYKELGLMIAVRN, from the coding sequence ATGACGGAGAAGTTAGCCGTGGATCTGGCGAAGTTGGCGACAAGCCGCGCCCTTTACCCGAAGGAGTCGATGCTGGCCGTGGAAGAGAGGCGCCGCAGCTTGTTTATCGGCATCCCCAAGGAGTCTTCGTTCCAGGAGAACCGCATCGGGCTGACGCCTGACGCGGTAAAGCAGCTCACCGACCATGGGCACCGCATACTGCTGGAGGCGGGGGCGGGCAGCCCCTCCAAATACTCCGACCACGAATACTCCGAGGCAGGCGCCAGAATCGTATACTCCACGCTGGAAGTGTACGAGGCAAGCATCATCCTGAAAATTGCGCCGCCCACCTACGACGAGATAGAGTACCTGCGGCCGGGGCAAACACTGATCTCTGCCCTGCAGTTCGGTAACCTGACCGCAGACTATATCAACGCGCTGCTCCGGAAGAAAATCAACGCCATTTCGTTTGAACTGATCCGCGACAAGTCTGGTGCCAAGCCGGTGGTGCGCGCCATGAGCGAGATCGCGGGCAGCACCGTGATGCTGGTGGCGGCGGAGTACCTGAGCAGCAGCAGCGATGGCAAGGGCGTCATACTGGGCGGTATAACAGGGGTGCCCCCAAGCAAAGTGGTGATACTGGGTGCCGGTACGGTGGCAGAGCACGCCGCGCGCGCCGCCTTTGGCCTGGGCGCCGAGGTGAAGGTGTTCGACAACCATATATATAAACTGCGCCGCCTGAAGCAGAACGTGGGCACACAGCTGTTTACCTCCACGCTAGACAAGGCGGTGCTGTACCACGAGATAAAGCAGGCCGATGTGGTGATTGGTGCGCTGGTGGCCGAGGAGGGGCAGATTACGTGCATGGTGGAGGAGAGCATCATCTCCCAGATGAGCCCCGGGTCCATCATCATCGATGTGTGCATCGACCAGGGAGGCTGTTTCGAGACATCAGAGGTGACCTCCCACTCGCGCCCCGTCTACCGCAAGTACGACATCATCCATTACTGCGTGCCCAATATCCCGTCGCGGGTGCCGCGCACGGCTTCGCAGGCGCTCAGCAACATTTTCACGCCTATCTTTTCAGAGTTCTCCAAGTACGGGGGCATCAACGAGGTGCTGTTCACAAACGAGCATTACCGCAGCGGCGTCTATATATACAAAGGCAGCCTCACCAATGGCCATATCGCCAAAAGGTTCGGGATGCGTTACAAAGAGCTGGGGCTGATGATTGCGGTGAGGAATTAA